One window of the Camarhynchus parvulus chromosome 2, STF_HiC, whole genome shotgun sequence genome contains the following:
- the TMEM158 gene encoding transmembrane protein 158, translated as MLPLLFPALLAACLPPCQGWSPSAATSGQEEQEQELFLPPANSSSRSLASLEMDLDGAASKEEGSTDSPGTPAAPSQEPFPSAPTTSGQEQPGQEQPGQEHQQRPQPQGQPQPAEDPHCNISVQRQMLSSLLVRWSRPLGIQCDLLLFSTNSHGRAFFSAAFHRVGPPLLIEHLGLAAGGAQQDLRLCVGCSWVRSRRVGRLRGTAPQPQPQPQPQPQPQPPAAAAAAAAASSSSSSLSYPPAAEPGQYWLQGEPLNFCCLDFSLEELKGEPGWRMNRKPIESTLVACFMTLVIIVWSVAALIWPVPIIAGFLPNGMEQRRGTAAGTATAAAAAAK; from the coding sequence ATGCTGCCGCTGCTCTTCCCGGCACTGCTGGCCGCCTGCCTGccgccctgccagggctggagcccctcgGCGGCTACCAgcgggcaggaggagcaggagcaggagctcttCTTGCCCCCTGCCAACTCCTCCTCCCGCTCCTTGGCCAGCCTCGAGATGGATCTCGACGGGGCAGCGAGCAAGGAGGAAGGCAGCACCGACAGCCCGGGCACGCCGGCTGCCCCTAGCCAAGAGCCTTTCCCTTCCGCTCCCACCACGTCCGGGCAGGAGCAgccggggcaggagcagccggGGCAGGAGCATCAGCAGCGTCCCCAGCCGCAGGGGCAGCCGCAGCCCGCCGAGGACCCGCACTGCAACATCAGCGTGCAGCGGCAGATGCTGAGCTCGCTGCTGGTGCGCTGGAGCCGCCCGCTGGGCATCCAGTGCGacctcctgctcttctccacCAACAGCCACGGGCGAGCCTTCTTCTCCGCCGCCTTCCACCGCGTGGGGCCGCCGCTGCTCATCGAGCACCTGGGGCTGGCGGCCGGCGGCGCCCAGCAGGACTTGCGCCTCTGcgtgggctgcagctgggtgcGGAGCAGGCGGGTCGGGCGGCTGCGGGGCACCgcgccccagccccagccccagccccagccccagccccagccccagccccccgctgccgccgccgccgccgccgccgcatcctcctcctcctcctcgcttTCCTACCCGCCGGCGGCCGAGCCCGGCCAGTACTGGCTGCAAGGGGAGCCGCTGAATTTCTGCTGCCTGGatttcagcctggaggagctgaagggCGAGCCGGGCTGGCGGATGAACCGCAAGCCCATCGAGTCCACCTTGGTGGCGTGTTTCATGACTCTGGTCATCATCGTGTGGAGCGTGGCCGCCCTCATCTGGCCCGTGCCCATCATCGCGGGATTCCTGCCCAATGGCATGGAGCAGCGCCGCGGCACCGCCGCCGGCACCGCTactgccgccgccgccgccgccaagTAG